In Tachypleus tridentatus isolate NWPU-2018 chromosome 7, ASM421037v1, whole genome shotgun sequence, a genomic segment contains:
- the LOC143256937 gene encoding ras-related protein Rab-22A-like isoform X2, whose amino-acid sequence MSASFMTKNVLEDTHTYKFNIWDTAGQERYRALAPMYYRGAGAAIIVYDVTSAQSFESLKGWVRELQHHGPPGIILAIAGNKCDLEDYREVSYQTAKNYADEIGALFVETSALKAVNINEIFQEISKKIPKETVPRLVEHSLQLQPGHKKKKCC is encoded by the exons ATGAG TGCTTCATTTATGACAAAAAATGTTCTTGAAGATACTCACACTTACAAGTTTAACATCTGGGACACTGCTGGCCAGGAGAGG TATCGGGCGTTGGCACCTATGTACTATCGAGGTGCAGGGGCAGCTATTATAGTGTATGATGTAACATCAGCA CAAAGTTTTGAATCATTGAAAGGCTGGGTTCGAGAGTTGCAGCATCATGGACCCCCAGGTATTATTTTAGCAATTGCAGGGAACAAATGTGATCTTGAAGATTACAGAGAAGTGTCATATCAAA CTGCTAAAAACTATGCAGATGAGATAGGAGCTCTGTTTGTTGAAACTAGTGCTTTGAAAGCTGTcaacattaatgaaatatttcaagaaattt CAAAAAAGATACCCAAAGAGACAGTACCTCGTTTAGTAGAGCATTCTCTTCAGCTTCAACCAGGTCATAAGAAGAAAAAGTGTTGTTGA
- the LOC143256936 gene encoding glycogen-binding subunit 76A-like isoform X7, with amino-acid sequence MPALVNCRVPCSVIKESCGLWLGGSHTSLSFPDTSSEWTNGQSSSLKKRSSILRKTKRAESFPPPPQKREGRKVVRFADALGLDLENVRYMMKNDLPPFIPSSAFTDLKQSQVNSYDIELVSDFIMPSLSSSFTERVRDLAVSLHSVSTANTTVYGIVAVMNLTFHKNIFIRYTVDGWNSHHDVNATYIQGSSEGDVDKFSFNIFVCPQDLSTRNHSLDFAVCYQTQDGKEFWDNNNGLNYKLKCEPKRSSFVSNINHSWIHFL; translated from the coding sequence AGTCCTGTGGGTTGTGGCTTGGGGGTTCACACACATCCTTATCCTTCCCCGATACTTCGTCGGAGTGGACAAATGGCCAAAGCTCTTCCCTAAAGAAACGTTCCTCAATATTACGAAAGACTAAGCGAGCTGAATCTTTCCCACCACCACCCCAGAAACGAGAAGGGCGAAAAGTAGTGCGTTTTGCTGACGCTTTAGGTCTGGACCTTGAGAATGTTCGCTATATGATGAAGAACGACCTTCCGCCTTTTATCCCATCGTCAGCCTTTACCGATTTGAAGCAATCCCAAGTGAATTCCTATGACATCGAGCTTGTTTCAGACTTTATCATGCCTTCACTCTCTTCCAGTTTTACTGAACGCGTTCGTGATCTTGCCGTCAGTCTTCACAGCGTTTCTACCGCCAACACAACGGTTTACGGTATCGTTGCGGTGATGAATCTGACCTTCCATAAGAATATCTTCATACGCTACACAGTGGATGGCTGGAACAGTCACCATGATGTCAACGCCACCTATATTCAAGGGTCTTCCGAGGGAGACGTAGACAAGTTCTCTTTTAACATCTTTGTTTGTCCTCAAGATCTTTCGACTCGCAACCATAGCCTTGATTTTGCTGTTTGTTACCAAACCCAGGATGGTAAGGAATTCTGGGATAACAACAACGGCTTGAACTACAAATTAAAATGCGAGCCTAAACGCTCGTCTTTTGTTTCGAATATTAATCACAGCTGGATACATTTTCTGTGA
- the LOC143256937 gene encoding ras-related protein Rab-22A-like isoform X1, translating to MSKQEVKLCLLGDSGVGKSSIVQRFVNNTFNPLAESTIGASFMTKNVLEDTHTYKFNIWDTAGQERYRALAPMYYRGAGAAIIVYDVTSAQSFESLKGWVRELQHHGPPGIILAIAGNKCDLEDYREVSYQTAKNYADEIGALFVETSALKAVNINEIFQEISKKIPKETVPRLVEHSLQLQPGHKKKKCC from the exons ATGTCTAAGCAAGAAGTAAAGCTTTGCCTGCTTGGG GATTCTGGTGTTGGAAAGTCTAGTATTGTTCAGAGATTTGTTAACAATACCTTTAATCCTTTGGCTGAAAGCACAATTGG TGCTTCATTTATGACAAAAAATGTTCTTGAAGATACTCACACTTACAAGTTTAACATCTGGGACACTGCTGGCCAGGAGAGG TATCGGGCGTTGGCACCTATGTACTATCGAGGTGCAGGGGCAGCTATTATAGTGTATGATGTAACATCAGCA CAAAGTTTTGAATCATTGAAAGGCTGGGTTCGAGAGTTGCAGCATCATGGACCCCCAGGTATTATTTTAGCAATTGCAGGGAACAAATGTGATCTTGAAGATTACAGAGAAGTGTCATATCAAA CTGCTAAAAACTATGCAGATGAGATAGGAGCTCTGTTTGTTGAAACTAGTGCTTTGAAAGCTGTcaacattaatgaaatatttcaagaaattt CAAAAAAGATACCCAAAGAGACAGTACCTCGTTTAGTAGAGCATTCTCTTCAGCTTCAACCAGGTCATAAGAAGAAAAAGTGTTGTTGA